In one Thermanaerovibrio velox DSM 12556 genomic region, the following are encoded:
- a CDS encoding ATP-grasp domain-containing protein, giving the protein MPLDAGLRKVLVIGSGPIVIGQAAEFDYAGTQACRALREEGVEVVLVNTNPATIMTDSDTADAVYFEPLDLEGLCRVIEVERPEGIIGTLGGQVGLNLSLGLFDSGVLRRLGVRLLGTGAEAIRRGEDRGLFRDLMQSIGEEVPLSAAVKSLEEALSFAGFAGFPLVVRPAFTLGGTGGGMARDQGELVELVSSALGLSPAGQALVEVSVEGWKEIEFEVIRDGEGGKVLVCGMENLDPMGVHTGDSVVVSPIMTLGKSVVEDLREACFRIVDAIGVEGACNIQFAVRDDGKRYVIEVNPRASRSSALASKATAYPIARVAAKVALGYRLGEIGLWEGGPRASEEPVISHVALKFPRWPFDKFPRADRRLGTRMRSTGEVMARGDSFEEALLKGFRCAGHPIKVPFGVLLSLSPWSRAEALDAVGILSRAGCAIYCTPGTASFFMSKGIACDAVSPEDALELAGEGVKLVVNTVSPGWGSGYGFKLRRRAMERGVLCLTSCDTLKGLAEALVFRGDLGEALASGERWYNL; this is encoded by the coding sequence TTGCCCTTGGATGCGGGTTTGCGGAAGGTGTTGGTGATAGGTTCCGGTCCCATAGTGATAGGGCAGGCGGCGGAGTTCGATTACGCGGGTACCCAGGCGTGCCGGGCCCTTAGGGAGGAGGGGGTTGAGGTGGTTTTAGTTAACACCAACCCTGCCACCATAATGACCGATTCGGACACCGCCGATGCGGTTTACTTTGAGCCCTTGGACCTGGAGGGGTTGTGCCGGGTTATAGAGGTTGAGAGGCCTGAGGGCATTATAGGCACCCTTGGGGGGCAGGTGGGTCTTAACCTGTCCCTTGGCCTTTTTGACTCCGGTGTTTTGCGGCGCTTGGGGGTAAGGCTTCTTGGCACCGGGGCTGAGGCCATCCGCCGTGGGGAGGACAGGGGGCTGTTCCGGGATCTCATGCAGTCCATAGGGGAGGAGGTCCCCTTGAGCGCGGCGGTTAAGTCCCTGGAGGAGGCCCTTTCTTTTGCTGGTTTTGCGGGTTTCCCCTTGGTGGTGCGTCCTGCCTTTACCCTTGGGGGAACCGGGGGAGGTATGGCGAGGGATCAGGGGGAGCTTGTGGAGCTGGTGTCCTCGGCCCTTGGGCTTAGTCCCGCGGGGCAGGCCCTGGTGGAGGTAAGCGTTGAGGGGTGGAAGGAGATAGAGTTTGAGGTGATCCGGGACGGGGAGGGTGGTAAGGTCCTGGTCTGTGGCATGGAGAACCTTGATCCCATGGGGGTGCACACTGGGGACAGCGTGGTGGTGTCGCCCATAATGACCCTTGGGAAGTCCGTTGTGGAGGACCTTAGGGAGGCGTGCTTCAGGATAGTTGATGCCATAGGGGTTGAGGGGGCCTGCAACATCCAGTTCGCGGTGCGGGATGACGGGAAGCGGTACGTCATAGAGGTTAATCCACGGGCAAGCCGTTCCAGTGCGCTGGCCTCCAAAGCCACCGCGTATCCCATAGCCCGGGTGGCCGCCAAGGTGGCCCTTGGGTATCGTCTTGGGGAGATAGGTCTTTGGGAAGGAGGTCCTAGGGCATCGGAGGAGCCGGTGATATCCCACGTGGCCCTTAAGTTTCCCCGGTGGCCCTTTGACAAGTTCCCTCGGGCGGATAGGCGCCTTGGGACCAGGATGAGGTCCACCGGGGAGGTCATGGCCCGGGGGGACTCCTTTGAGGAGGCGCTCCTTAAGGGGTTCCGGTGTGCGGGGCATCCCATTAAGGTGCCCTTTGGGGTTTTGCTGTCCCTGTCCCCATGGAGCAGGGCGGAGGCCCTTGATGCGGTGGGGATCCTTTCCCGGGCGGGGTGCGCCATCTACTGTACCCCGGGGACCGCCAGCTTCTTCATGTCAAAGGGGATTGCCTGCGATGCGGTGTCCCCGGAGGATGCCCTGGAGTTGGCCGGGGAGGGCGTGAAGCTGGTGGTCAACACCGTAAGCCCCGGTTGGGGAAGCGGTTACGGTTTTAAGCTACGGCGCAGGGCGATGGAGCGCGGCGTCCTTTGCCTTACCTCCTGCGATACCTTAAAGGGTTTGGCGGAGGCCCTGGTTTTTAGAGGTGATTTAGGGGAAGCCCTTGCAAGTGGGGAAAGGTGGTATAATCTATAA
- the crcB gene encoding fluoride efflux transporter CrcB yields the protein MRVEALYLMLAGGVGAICRYYLASTVQRLNSGSFPWGTFVVNVVGCLLAGFLVTFFAHRFHVSPAVRNAVLVGFIGAFTTFSSFMVDTLNLVRHSHWVAGFINLFMQNLAGMGAVVLGTLAASNM from the coding sequence GTGAGAGTTGAAGCCCTTTATTTGATGTTGGCCGGTGGGGTGGGTGCCATCTGTAGGTACTATCTTGCCTCCACGGTTCAGCGTCTTAACTCCGGTTCCTTCCCGTGGGGCACCTTTGTGGTGAACGTGGTGGGGTGCCTGCTGGCGGGTTTCCTGGTGACCTTCTTTGCCCATCGTTTCCACGTTTCCCCGGCGGTGAGAAATGCGGTGTTGGTGGGTTTCATAGGGGCTTTCACCACCTTTTCTTCCTTCATGGTGGACACGTTGAACTTAGTTCGCCACTCCCATTGGGTCGCCGGTTTTATTAACCTGTTTATGCAGAACCTGGCGGGCATGGGAGCGGTGGTCTTGGGTACCTTGGCGGCCAGCAACATGTGA
- a CDS encoding helix-turn-helix domain-containing protein, which produces MEGRWLLPSIVDEIADHLDLKRDTVHKWIGERQVRGRKVGRLWKFNRKELDEWVKSGGA; this is translated from the coding sequence ATGGAAGGCCGATGGCTCTTACCATCCATAGTAGATGAGATCGCTGATCATCTAGACCTTAAGCGGGATACGGTCCACAAGTGGATCGGTGAGCGGCAGGTACGGGGTCGCAAGGTCGGTCGGCTTTGGAAGTTCAACAGGAAAGAATTGGACGAGTGGGTGAAGTCTGGGGGAGCCTAA
- the brxF gene encoding BREX-3 system P-loop-containing protein BrxF → MVDSLADRVIKRIYEAAELYHRLVMLVAPAGAGKTAALQEVQGRIGAPLINVNLELSRCMLDLTERQRALQLPRLLGKIVGEAVSDVVLLDNVEILFDVSLKQDPLRLLQGLSRNKTVVAAWSGSIDGEYMVYATPDHPEYKRYPLRDFLVVNPEAVA, encoded by the coding sequence ATGGTGGATTCGCTGGCCGATAGGGTCATAAAGAGGATTTACGAGGCTGCCGAGCTCTACCACCGGCTGGTCATGCTGGTGGCGCCGGCCGGTGCGGGCAAGACCGCCGCGCTCCAGGAGGTTCAAGGACGCATTGGAGCCCCATTGATCAATGTGAACCTTGAGCTTTCCCGGTGCATGCTCGACCTCACGGAGCGCCAGCGGGCCTTGCAGCTACCACGGCTTCTCGGTAAAATTGTGGGCGAAGCCGTATCCGACGTGGTTCTTCTGGACAACGTCGAGATCCTCTTCGATGTGTCGCTCAAGCAGGACCCGTTGCGGCTCCTGCAGGGGCTCTCCCGAAACAAAACGGTGGTTGCGGCCTGGAGCGGCTCCATCGACGGAGAGTACATGGTCTATGCGACGCCGGACCACCCCGAATACAAACGATATCCCTTACGAGATTTCCTGGTAGTGAATCCGGAGGCCGTTGCATGA
- a CDS encoding DUF6079 family protein, with amino-acid sequence MRYGDLIQFEPIESVVQLRDADEADAARQLVQTYVISEEMAERLIHLVFPQLQFHQPMDNKGLLVVGNYGTGKSHLMSVISALAENGDLAAHLNDKSVASAAGKISGRFKVVRTEIGATTMSLRDILVAELEEHLAAMGVSYSFPPADKVSNNKRSFEEMMTAFHQEYPDHGLLLVVDELLDYLRTRKDQELILDLNFLREIGESCRDLRFRFIAGVQEAIFDSHRFSCVADSIRRVKDRFEQILIARKDVKFVVAERLLKKTADQQVKIREYLTPFAKFYGRMNERMDEFVRLFPVHPDYIDTFERVTAVEKREVLKTLSLAMKKLLNQNVPDDRPGVIVYDGYWTTLRENPSFRAVPDIKAVIDCSQVLESRIQQAFTRPHYKPMALRIIHGLSVHRLTTGDIYAPLGATAEELRDGLCLFQPGIEELGGDPADDLLSQVETVLREIHKTVSGQFISSNPDNRQYYLDLKKTDDFDALIEKRAESLDSSQLDRCYYEALRRVMECTDQTYVTGYKIWQHEIEWLERIAMA; translated from the coding sequence ATGAGATACGGAGACCTGATCCAATTTGAGCCTATCGAGTCCGTGGTCCAGCTGCGGGACGCCGACGAGGCCGATGCTGCCCGACAGCTTGTCCAGACCTATGTCATCTCCGAGGAGATGGCCGAGAGGCTGATCCATCTGGTCTTTCCACAGCTTCAGTTCCACCAGCCCATGGACAACAAGGGGCTGCTGGTCGTGGGTAACTATGGCACCGGTAAATCGCACCTCATGTCCGTGATCTCCGCCCTGGCCGAAAACGGCGATCTCGCAGCGCATCTGAACGACAAGAGCGTGGCCAGCGCCGCGGGCAAGATCAGCGGGCGGTTCAAGGTAGTCCGAACCGAGATCGGCGCGACTACCATGTCCCTGCGCGACATCCTCGTCGCCGAACTAGAGGAGCACCTGGCCGCAATGGGCGTGTCCTATTCCTTCCCGCCCGCGGATAAGGTGTCCAATAACAAACGTTCTTTCGAAGAGATGATGACCGCCTTCCACCAGGAGTATCCCGACCACGGTCTGCTCCTGGTGGTGGACGAACTGCTCGATTACCTGCGCACCCGTAAGGACCAGGAACTCATTCTCGATCTCAACTTCCTGCGCGAGATCGGCGAGTCTTGCCGCGATCTGAGGTTTCGCTTCATCGCCGGTGTCCAGGAAGCCATTTTCGACAGCCATCGATTTTCTTGCGTGGCCGACAGTATCCGCCGGGTGAAGGACCGCTTCGAGCAAATCCTCATCGCCCGCAAGGATGTCAAGTTCGTGGTGGCCGAGCGTCTGCTCAAGAAGACCGCCGACCAGCAGGTGAAAATCCGGGAGTACCTGACCCCCTTTGCCAAGTTCTACGGCCGGATGAACGAGCGCATGGACGAGTTCGTGCGCCTCTTCCCCGTGCATCCCGACTACATTGACACCTTCGAGCGAGTCACCGCGGTGGAAAAGCGTGAGGTGCTCAAGACCCTGTCCCTGGCCATGAAGAAGCTTCTCAACCAGAATGTGCCTGACGACAGGCCCGGGGTCATCGTCTATGACGGCTACTGGACGACCCTGCGTGAGAATCCCTCCTTCCGCGCTGTCCCGGACATCAAGGCGGTCATCGATTGCAGCCAGGTGCTCGAATCCCGTATCCAGCAGGCCTTCACCCGCCCGCATTACAAACCGATGGCCTTGCGGATCATCCACGGGTTGTCGGTCCATCGGCTCACGACGGGCGACATTTACGCCCCCCTGGGTGCGACGGCGGAGGAGCTGCGCGACGGGTTGTGCCTCTTCCAGCCGGGCATTGAGGAACTGGGCGGCGATCCGGCCGATGACCTGCTCTCCCAGGTGGAGACCGTCCTGCGGGAAATCCACAAAACAGTCAGCGGCCAGTTCATCTCGTCCAACCCGGACAACCGCCAGTATTACCTGGACCTCAAGAAGACCGACGATTTCGACGCGCTGATCGAGAAG